Proteins found in one Abyssibius alkaniclasticus genomic segment:
- a CDS encoding ribonuclease J has product MSKKNRLIYLPLGGAGEIGMNMYVYGYGPAGKEEYILVDAGVTFPDMDGTPGVDLIMADASWIIERADRLVAIFITHAHEDHVGALGLLWPQLQAPVYSRKFTAAIASNKMERAGVDAANVKTVGPLPHMVEAGPFRVGFLPLSHSIPEASGLVIDTPAGRIVHTGDFKCDPSPLVGEPFDPEAMREVAKPGVLALVCDSTNVFSPHAGRSETSLREPITELMATASGLVVATTFASNVARLKTLAEGAKAAGRSVVVLGRAMRTMIQTGVETGVLKDFPAVVDIDLANDMPRGKVMVLATGSQGERRAASAQLAGDGYMGLSLKPDDTFLFSSKTIPGNETGVARIWNALAEKGVNVVADDDRYHVSGHANRPDLLEMQALINPQIVVPMHGEYRHLRKHAELSDENGRKTIIAPNGSLVDLSAEHPKVVEHIETGRTYLDGSLLINALDGIVRERMHMALRGHVIVNVMLDDSGEVLDAPWAETLGVPAPKGDFEALSAAIEEGVAAELARAKNRDLDKDSKVEELVKRAVNKVCKAEAGKKPVCTVLINRMEYE; this is encoded by the coding sequence ATGAGCAAGAAAAACCGGCTGATTTATTTGCCGCTGGGCGGGGCCGGTGAAATCGGCATGAACATGTATGTTTATGGCTACGGGCCAGCGGGCAAGGAAGAGTATATCCTTGTCGATGCGGGCGTGACCTTCCCCGATATGGATGGCACGCCGGGGGTCGATCTGATCATGGCCGATGCGAGCTGGATTATCGAGCGCGCCGACCGTCTGGTCGCGATTTTCATCACACATGCGCATGAAGACCATGTCGGCGCGCTTGGCCTGCTCTGGCCGCAGCTTCAGGCGCCGGTTTACAGCCGCAAGTTTACCGCCGCGATTGCCAGCAATAAAATGGAACGCGCGGGCGTTGATGCCGCCAATGTCAAAACCGTGGGTCCGCTGCCGCATATGGTTGAGGCCGGGCCGTTCAGGGTTGGCTTTCTGCCGCTGTCACATTCCATTCCCGAGGCCAGCGGCCTTGTGATTGACACACCGGCAGGCCGCATTGTGCATACCGGCGATTTCAAATGCGACCCAAGCCCGCTGGTGGGCGAGCCGTTCGACCCCGAAGCAATGCGCGAAGTGGCCAAACCCGGCGTGCTGGCGCTGGTTTGTGACAGCACGAACGTGTTCTCCCCCCATGCGGGCCGGTCGGAAACCAGCCTGCGTGAGCCGATCACAGAGCTGATGGCCACGGCCTCCGGCCTTGTTGTGGCCACGACCTTTGCCTCCAACGTTGCGCGGCTCAAAACGCTGGCCGAGGGGGCTAAGGCTGCGGGCCGTTCGGTTGTCGTGCTGGGCCGCGCTATGCGCACGATGATCCAGACCGGCGTTGAAACCGGCGTGCTGAAAGATTTTCCGGCCGTGGTCGATATCGATCTGGCCAATGACATGCCACGGGGCAAGGTCATGGTGCTGGCCACCGGCAGCCAGGGCGAGCGGCGCGCCGCATCTGCCCAGCTGGCGGGCGATGGTTATATGGGCCTGAGCCTGAAGCCGGATGATACCTTCCTGTTTTCCTCCAAAACCATTCCGGGCAATGAAACCGGCGTGGCGCGCATCTGGAATGCGCTTGCAGAAAAGGGCGTGAATGTTGTGGCTGACGATGACCGCTACCACGTTTCCGGCCATGCCAACCGCCCCGATCTGCTGGAAATGCAGGCGCTGATCAACCCGCAGATTGTTGTGCCGATGCATGGCGAATATCGACACTTGCGCAAACATGCCGAATTGTCGGATGAGAATGGCCGCAAGACCATCATCGCCCCCAATGGCAGCCTGGTCGATCTGAGCGCCGAGCATCCAAAAGTGGTCGAGCATATCGAAACCGGGCGCACCTATCTCGACGGCAGCTTGCTGATCAACGCGCTAGACGGGATTGTGCGCGAACGGATGCACATGGCGCTGCGCGGTCATGTGATTGTGAATGTCATGCTGGATGATAGCGGCGAGGTGCTGGATGCACCCTGGGCCGAAACACTGGGCGTGCCGGCCCCCAAGGGCGATTTCGAGGCGCTTTCAGCCGCGATTGAGGAAGGCGT
- a CDS encoding type III pantothenate kinase, with product MLLAIDVGNTNAVFAIHDGTRLLGQWRCVSDYRRTADEYYVWLKQLMEYAGIAGAIRRVIISSTVPRVVFNLRVLSDRYFNCRPMVVGKPDVDLGVPVRVDADTRVGPDRLVNTVAGFNRFGPELVIVDFGTATTFDVVGHDGAYEGGIIAPGVNLSLEALHQAAAALPHIDVTKPDRVVGTNTVACMQSGIYWGYIGLVEGLCRRIAAERGRDMKFIGTGGLSPLFAQGSDIFDAIDTDLTIHGLVLIASRNQESTYV from the coding sequence ATGCTTTTGGCCATTGACGTTGGCAATACAAACGCCGTTTTCGCCATTCATGACGGCACGCGCCTGCTTGGCCAATGGCGCTGCGTGTCGGATTATCGCCGCACGGCAGATGAATATTATGTCTGGCTCAAGCAGCTCATGGAATATGCGGGCATTGCGGGGGCCATCCGCCGCGTGATCATCTCCTCGACAGTGCCGCGTGTTGTCTTCAACCTCCGTGTGCTTTCAGACCGCTATTTCAACTGCCGCCCGATGGTTGTCGGCAAGCCCGATGTTGACCTTGGCGTGCCTGTGCGCGTGGATGCCGATACCCGCGTTGGCCCCGACAGGCTGGTCAATACCGTGGCCGGGTTCAACCGCTTTGGCCCGGAATTGGTGATTGTCGATTTCGGCACCGCGACCACCTTTGATGTGGTTGGCCATGACGGCGCCTATGAAGGCGGGATAATCGCCCCCGGCGTGAACCTGTCGCTGGAAGCCCTGCACCAGGCCGCCGCAGCCTTGCCGCATATCGATGTGACCAAGCCCGACAGGGTTGTTGGCACGAATACAGTTGCGTGTATGCAATCGGGCATATACTGGGGCTATATCGGGCTGGTCGAAGGCCTGTGTCGCCGCATAGCCGCCGAGCGCGGGCGCGACATGAAATTCATCGGAACTGGCGGGCTTTCACCGCTTTTTGCGCAAGGCTCGGACATTTTCGATGCCATTGACACCGATCTAACAATTCACGGACTGGTGCTGATCGCCAGCCGAAATCAAGAAAGCACTTACGTATGA